The genomic segment GTTTTTCTTGAGGTTAAATCTTTATAAACTGTCTTGACTGTATGGGAAAGGTAAATGAAATAACACATACCATGAAGAGACTGTGGTGTTGTTTACTGGCACCAGAACCAGGTCTGTGTCATCACAGACAACCCTGCTGTCCTCCAGCAGCTGTTTGATGTGGCTGTACACGCTTACGATGGACTGAGGGATGGGCATTGTTTTCCCCTTTGTGTCCTTTGGCCTGTTGCGTGACTGCTCAAACTCTTTTAAGAGTCTGaggcagacacactcacagacccTGTGAACTTCGGGGTCCTGGGCTGCTTGGCCATGAGTCATGTACAGCCTGTGGGAGAGAAGGATGTTATGATATGTACTGTGAACAAGGATATAAAGTCATGAAGAACCAAGTGACAATGTCAACAGGgatttcaataaaataatctacacataataaatacatttcataAAATAATATCAAATTGTGGTCAAGCACCTCTCTGCCGCCTGCTGTCCAGGAGCAGAGCCACTCGGCTTCCTCGGTGCTCTCCATGGTCCTCCTGACGCATGCGATTTCTTCTTTGCCTTCTGGGTGTACCTGAACGGTGAAAGAGACATCCATATGCTTAATTCATTCCATGGAATgtatgtttaatttattttgtaccTTGAAGGTTTCCGATCCATCGCATGTAAAGCCGCGTACAGGCGAACTATGTCCGCCTCCTCCTTGGCTGACAAGGCCGTGATGGTGCGGTTTAATGCGAGTAGGTAGGCAGCAAGGGCATCTACTGCGTCCCACCCCGGAACGCCCCTCGAATCACATTGGCTGGTCTGAAAAGTgataagagagaaaaagaaaaaacaagcaaataaaTGTACACTCTTGTTTCTAATATGTGAGCAATGCTAATTTTACATTAATTTATCTTATTGTATGTTATTGACCTCTGTGACAGAGGCAGGCATGCTGATGGCAGGCACGCTGATGGCAGGCACGCTGATGGCAGGCACGCTGATGGCAGGCACGCTGATGGCAGGCACGCTGATGGCAGGCATGCTGATggcatcatcctcctcctcctcctcctccagcaccggCAAGGGGATTTCTGAGATGGAGGCCTGTGATGGAGCCAGCAGGTCGCCTCTATTGGTCTGCTCCAATAAATATTCCACGGCTATGCGTTCGCCTGTAACCAGCATAAACACAAAGATAAAGAAAggacatacatactgtacatacatccATCTCCTACATGAATAGCACAATCTTTGCACTCAAGAAATGCATGTCCTCTGGGTAGGGGGGTGCCTAAGAAAAAGAGGAGGGGATGTAATACTCCGGGCAACCAGTGTTGCTCTGAGATCTCTCTTACCAGTAGGTTTCCCAGGAAGGGTGAACTCTGGCACCAGAGCACAACCATGCACACGCTGGCTTAGGTTGTTAAGGTGGGACATCAACCGAACATCGAAGCATCTTAGGGTGGAGGCCCCCTCCACATCTACTGCCTCCTTGGCCCGGCCCATGTTCCATCTTGATATACCCTCCAGCATGTACATTTGCATGTGCACCGCATTGCACCGCCAGCCTAAGAAACAAAACACTCTGTCCAGTCAACCGTTATTGTAAAGTGAATACATATGAATACCCGTCAGTGGTAATTGTGCTATTTTGAATAATCACAACACATGCAAATGTACCTGGAATGAAAGCACACTGGTGCCGGTGGAAACTCTCCAGGGAGGAGGACCCCCTACCACACCTAAGGATGTCCAGCTCCTTGCCGCCCTTCTGGAGTGTCCCCACCTTTGTGTACAGTGCAACACCTGCAGGGTCTTGGAGGCACTCCAGGTGCTTCTGCTGTACTTCCCACACGTGGCGCATGCTGTCATGGCTCACCAGACGCAGCCCTGTGGTGTCTGTGAGCTCCCACACAGATTCCAGGAGCCCTGAAATACTGCTCCGCATCTCCTCCACTCCACGCGTCTTCCTCCTGCAGTGCCTCTTCATTTCAGCTGAGCTGATGGTGGCCATGAACTGGTCGTCAGTGGGAGTATGTCCGCTGTGGCTGCTCTTCCACTCCGCTCTCTTGGCCTCCTTCAGGCGTTGCACATCCTCCTGGTCCCAGAGAAAAATGCAGGCGGAAAGCTTGGCACAAAAGGTGCCATAGAgagggtggtgttctgtagtGAGGCCGCAGTTAAAGCGCCTCATAAAATGGAAGCTATCCAGGCGCACTGCAGACCTCCATGGGCGAAAGAGTTTCACCACTGCAGACACACCTGTGAAAAACAACCATTCCTAATACCATAGACCACAACACCTTTGTATGGTTACTCCCAATTGCCTGACACTTCTCCCCAAAGTAGCATtggtattaaataaatacatttaatacaaATGCTAccaacagtgtgtttgtgtgtgtgttagtgagtgagtaagtgcgtgtgtgtgtgtgtgtgtgtgtgtgtgtgtgtgtgtgtgtgtgtgtgtgtgtgtgtgtgtgtgtgtgtgtgtgtgtgtgtgtgagtgagagagcaatTTTCACACACCTGACTGGCTGCAGCAGTCCCGATCAACATAGATGGCCTCAGGTTCAGGTTGGCCCGCATTCCTATACCGGGTGACGACGCCCTGGCACAACTCCTCTAACCCTGCACCTTCACCCGTCGTCAGCACAGAGTTCAACACCTGGCCAAACTCGTTGCCGATGTTCGACATCCAGGCGGCACTGTCCCCGATTGCACCAGCCAGCTTCTTGGTGACctgtaaaacaaacacaagcactaTGAAGTAAACCAATTTCCTGTTTGGTTGTAATTATAcaattttgtatatttttctaCTGTTGAAACCCTCACCTTCTTTGTGGAGTCCATTTTCAGGATTCTCCCATACGTTGAAGTGATCACacccttcatctcctccacgtGGCTGAGGATGTCGTTGGAGTGGACTGTCTCAAACCACTGGGCGAGTGGAAGGGGCCTgaagggtggtggaggagggtataTGGCTGCAGAGGGGACAAATGTAGCCATCTTTTTGTGCAGCTCGCAGTCAGCCAGGTAGCGGATGGTCTGCCGTGCCCACTCCTCGCTGTGACCTTCCTCTATGGCAGACTGAAGGTAGGAGGAACTGTTCCCGCTGGTCCTCGGCTTCAGGAAGGTCATCACTTTCCTATC from the Gadus macrocephalus chromosome 20, ASM3116895v1 genome contains:
- the LOC132448177 gene encoding uncharacterized protein LOC132448177 — its product is MLSQLDVAHRSLFPAVLTTQLALDRKVMTFLKPRTSGNSSSYLQSAIEEGHSEEWARQTIRYLADCELHKKMATFVPSAAIYPPPPPFRPLPLAQWFETVHSNDILSHVEEMKGVITSTYGRILKMDSTKKVTKKLAGAIGDSAAWMSNIGNEFGQVLNSVLTTGEGAGLEELCQGVVTRYRNAGQPEPEAIYVDRDCCSQSGVSAVVKLFRPWRSAVRLDSFHFMRRFNCGLTTEHHPLYGTFCAKLSACIFLWDQEDVQRLKEAKRAEWKSSHSGHTPTDDQFMATISSAEMKRHCRRKTRGVEEMRSSISGLLESVWELTDTTGLRLVSHDSMRHVWEVQQKHLECLQDPAGVALYTKVGTLQKGGKELDILRCGRGSSSLESFHRHQCAFIPGWRCNAVHMQMYMLEGISRWNMGRAKEAVDVEGASTLRCFDVRLMSHLNNLSQRVHGCALVPEFTLPGKPTGERIAVEYLLEQTNRGDLLAPSQASISEIPLPVLEEEEEEDDAISMPAISVPAISVPAISVPAISVPAISVPAISMPASVTETSQCDSRGVPGWDAVDALAAYLLALNRTITALSAKEEADIVRLYAALHAMDRKPSRYTQKAKKKSHASGGPWRAPRKPSGSAPGQQAAERLYMTHGQAAQDPEVHRVCECVCLRLLKEFEQSRNRPKDTKGKTMPIPQSIVSVYSHIKQLLEDSRVVCDDTDLVLVPVNNTTVSSWLLRRDKRKDRDMLLQGTVLPKQVHLAEEPLPALNTLPAAPVQHAHGAMTFEEPENHEGEAFPR